The following are encoded together in the Scomber scombrus chromosome 7, fScoSco1.1, whole genome shotgun sequence genome:
- the fzd6 gene encoding frizzled-6: protein MLMPGPLWVCLALLWAGGCSAHSLFTCEPIKVHRCLGMPYNMTFFPNMMEHYDQDIAASNMDPFMPMANLRCSPDVHHFLCQAFFPACTEENKVIRPCREQCETVVSDCKDSIRVFGISWPPELQCDKLDPCGSPDGSELPVTTPMSPASAKRDLGFWCPLQLKTKPGLGSSFLGAQDCAPPCSNMYFKPHDIDFAKSFIGVCSIICLGATLFTFLTFLIDVKRFRYPERPIIFYAVCYSFVSLIYFIGFLLGNNAACTKAAHPTGVDTVVLGSQSKGCTLLFMLLYFFSIAGIVWWVILTITWFLAAGPKWSCEAIEKKAVWFHSAAWGIPGALTVMLLALNKVEGDNISGVCFVGLYDLDALRYFVLAPLCVGVVVGLCLILAGIVSLNHVRQVIQHDERNQEKLKKFMIRIGVFSCLYLVPLVTLLACYTYELSHRSTWENTWINDRCQEYSIPCSYKTTEHDRPDLSLFLVKYLMTLVVGISAVFWVSSKKTCSQWAYFFNRTRKRDPISESRRVLQESCEFFLKHNSRVQHKKKHYKPSSHKLKVISKSMGTSTGIATTNASVAATTTNQGTSALGNHDPHIQGSLSEMSAREHMERGTSGRGSRRGDREREREREREGGERRSKGGNSSKVSSRSESLHRVPDGRMTPKSELSEVRQQHSALNRSLSSSIQESSHQLVHKVPEESKDTKDSNC from the exons ATGCTGATGCCAGGACCGCTGTGGGTGTGCCTGGCTCTGTTATGGGCAGGAGGCTGCAGTGCCCACAGCCTGTTTACTTGTGAGCCAATCAAAGTGCATCGGTGCCTGGGGATGCCCTACAACATGACTTTCTTTCCCAACATGATGGAGCACTACGATCAGGATATTGCAGCCAGTAATATGGAT CCATTCATGCCTATGGCCAACCTCCGCTGCTCTCCAGATGTACACCACTTCCTGTGCCAGGCCTtcttcccagcatgcaccgagGAGAACAAAGTGATCCGTCCGTGTCGAGAGCAGTGTGAGACCGTTGTGTCCGACTGCAAGGATAGCATCAGAGTGTTCGGTATCAGCTGGCCGCCCGAGCTGCAGTGCGACAA ATTAGACCCATGTGGTTCCCCGGATGGTTCTGAGCTTCCAGTCACCACCCCGATGAGCCCTGCATCAGCTAAGAGGGACCTGGGCTTCTGGTGTCCCCTGCAGCTGAAAACAAAGCCGGGCCTCGGCTCATCGTTCCTGGGCGCCCAGGACTGCGCTCCGCCTTGCTCCAACATGTACTTCAAACCCCACGACATCGACTTCGCCAAGAGCTTCATTGGCGTGTGCTCCATCATATGCCTGGGCGCCACACTCTTCACCTTCCTCACGTTCCTCATCGACGTGAAACGTTTCCGCTACCCCGAGCGGCCCATAATCTTCTACGCCGTCTGCTACAGCTTCGTCTCGCTCATCTACTTCATCGGCTTCCTGCTGGGGAACAACGCGGCCTGCACCAAGGCGGCCCATCCTACTGGCGTGGATACAGTGGTGCTAGGCTCTCAGAGTAAAGGCTGCACTCTGCTTTTCATGCTCCTTTACTTCTTCTCCATCGCAGGTATCGTCTGGTGGGTCATTCTCACCATCACCTGGTTCCTGGCAGCTGGACCCAAGTGGAGCTGTGAGGCCATAGAGAAAAAAGCG GTATGGTTTCACTCTGCTGCCTGGGGCATCCCCGGGGCTCTGACCGTCATGCTGCTGGCCCTCAACAAAGTGGAAGGGGACAACATCAGCGGGGTTTGCTTCGTAGGACTCTACGACCTGGACGCCCTGCGCTACTTCGTCCTGGCTCCCCTGTGCGTGGGCGTCGTGGTCGGCCTTTGCCTCATCCTGGCGGGCATCGTTTCTCTCAACCACGTCCGGCAGGTCATCCAACACGACGAGCGCAACCAGGAGAAGCTGAAGAAGTTCATGATCCGCATCGGCGTGTTCAGCTGCCTCTACCTGGTCCCGCTGGTCACCCTGCTGGCTTGCTACACCTACGAACTGAGTCACCGCAGCACCTGGGAGAACACCTGGATCAACGACCGCTGTCAAGAGTACAGCATCCCCTGCTCATACAAG acaacAGAGCATGACCGTCCTGACCTCTCCTTGTTTCTGGTGAAATACTTGATGACGCTGGTGGTTGGAATATCTGCAGTGTTCTGGGTCAGCAGCAAAAAGACGTGCTCACAGTGGGCCTACTTCTTCAACAGGACCCGCAAGAGAGA TCCCATCAGTGAGAGCCGCCGGGTGCTCCAGGAGTCCTGCGAGTTCTTCCTCAAGCACAACAGCCGTGTCCAGCACAAGAAGAAGCACTACAAGCCGAGCTCCCACAAGCTCAAGGTCATCTCTAAATCTATGGGCACGAGCACCGGCATCGCAACCACCAACGCCTCCGtcgccgccaccaccaccaatCAAGGAACCTCGGCTCTGGGCAATCACGATCCCCACATACAAGGTTCCCTGTCTGAGATGTCAGCCAGGGAGCACATGGAGAGGGGCACCTCCGGCCGAGGCTCCAGGCgcggagacagagagagggagagagagagagagagggaggggggagagagacgTAGCAAAGGGGGAAACTCCAGTAAGGTCAGCAGCCGCTCGGAGAGCTTACACAGAGTCCCAGATGGGAG GATGACTCCAAAGAGCGAGCTGTCAGAGGTAAGGCAGCAGCATTCAGCTTTAAACCGAtcactcagcagcagcatccaaGAATCCAGCCACCAGCTGGTACACAAGGTGCCAGAGGAGAGCAAGGACACAAAGGACAGCAACTGCTGA